From the Xyrauchen texanus isolate HMW12.3.18 chromosome 37, RBS_HiC_50CHRs, whole genome shotgun sequence genome, one window contains:
- the LOC127630788 gene encoding monoglyceride lipase-like isoform X2, which translates to MPEPEGTRQSPQGVPYTDLAHIVNAEGLHLFCRYWEPDSPPKLVALVFVAHGAGEHCGGYADIAHRLTQHGMLVFAHDHVGHGQSEGERMNIKNFQIYIRDSLQHIDIMKARYPNLPVFIIGHSMGGAISILTACERPQDFAGVVLIGPMIQMNAESATPFKVFMAKILSRLTPKLTLGSIESKWISRDPKQVEAYDTDELNYHGGLCISFGMQLMDAATRIEREIPNITWPFFILHGDEDKLCDIKGSHLMYNEAKSTDKKLKMYEGAYHALHHDLPDTAESVLMELGTWILERLPTTDGS; encoded by the exons ATGCCGGAACCCGAGGGGACTCGTCAGTCACCGCAAGGTGTCCCCTACACCGACCTGGCGCACATCGTCAACGCCGAAGGACTGCACTTGTTCTGCCGTTACTGGGAGCCCGACAGTCCGCCGAAGTTAGT GGCACTGGTGTTTGTCGCCCATGGAGCAGGAGAGCATTGTGGGGGATATGCTGACATTGCTCACAGACTGACCCAACATGGCATGCTGGTGTTCGCCCACGATCATG TTGGTCATGGTCAGAGTGAAGGTGAGAGAATGAATATCAAAAACTTCCAGATTTATATCAGAGACTCCCTTCAGCACATTGACATCATGAAGGCGCGTTATCCCAACCTGCCCGTCTTCATCATTGGCCACTCAATg GGAGGAGCAATTTCCATTCTTACTGCATGTGAAAGACCACAGGATTTTGCAGGTGTAGTTCTCATAGGCCCTATGATTCAAATGAATGCTGAATCTGCTACACCTTTCAAG GTTTTCATGGCTAAAATTCTAAGCCGCTTGACTCCCAAACTCACTCTCGGCTCCATTGAATCCAAATGGATCTCACGGGATCCAAAACAG GTGGAGGCATATGACACAGATGAGCTAAATTATCACGGAGGgctttgcatctcatttggaatgCAGTTGATGGATGCGGCGACTCGCATCGAAAGAGAAATACCAAACATCACATGGCCTTTCTTTATTCTCCATGGTGATGAAGACAAGCTTTGTGACATCAAAGGCTCTCATCTAATGTATAATGAGGCCAAGAGCACGGATAAGAAACTGAAG aTGTACGAAGGAGCTTACCATGCCCTACATCATGACTTACCTGACACAGCTGAGTCTGTCTTAATGGAGTTGGGCACCTGGATCCTGGAGAGACTTCCCACCACTGATGGGTCTTAG
- the LOC127630788 gene encoding monoglyceride lipase-like isoform X3 yields MPEPEGTRQSPQGVPYTDLAHIVNAEGLHLFCRYWEPDSPPKALVFVAHGAGEHCGGYADIAHRLTQHGMLVFAHDHVGHGQSEGERMNIKNFQIYIRDSLQHIDIMKARYPNLPVFIIGHSMGGAISILTACERPQDFAGVVLIGPMIQMNAESATPFKVFMAKILSRLTPKLTLGSIESKWISRDPKQVEAYDTDELNYHGGLCISFGMQLMDAATRIEREIPNITWPFFILHGDEDKLCDIKGSHLMYNEAKSTDKKLKMYEGAYHALHHDLPDTAESVLMELGTWILERLPTTDGS; encoded by the exons ATGCCGGAACCCGAGGGGACTCGTCAGTCACCGCAAGGTGTCCCCTACACCGACCTGGCGCACATCGTCAACGCCGAAGGACTGCACTTGTTCTGCCGTTACTGGGAGCCCGACAGTCCGCCGAA GGCACTGGTGTTTGTCGCCCATGGAGCAGGAGAGCATTGTGGGGGATATGCTGACATTGCTCACAGACTGACCCAACATGGCATGCTGGTGTTCGCCCACGATCATG TTGGTCATGGTCAGAGTGAAGGTGAGAGAATGAATATCAAAAACTTCCAGATTTATATCAGAGACTCCCTTCAGCACATTGACATCATGAAGGCGCGTTATCCCAACCTGCCCGTCTTCATCATTGGCCACTCAATg GGAGGAGCAATTTCCATTCTTACTGCATGTGAAAGACCACAGGATTTTGCAGGTGTAGTTCTCATAGGCCCTATGATTCAAATGAATGCTGAATCTGCTACACCTTTCAAG GTTTTCATGGCTAAAATTCTAAGCCGCTTGACTCCCAAACTCACTCTCGGCTCCATTGAATCCAAATGGATCTCACGGGATCCAAAACAG GTGGAGGCATATGACACAGATGAGCTAAATTATCACGGAGGgctttgcatctcatttggaatgCAGTTGATGGATGCGGCGACTCGCATCGAAAGAGAAATACCAAACATCACATGGCCTTTCTTTATTCTCCATGGTGATGAAGACAAGCTTTGTGACATCAAAGGCTCTCATCTAATGTATAATGAGGCCAAGAGCACGGATAAGAAACTGAAG aTGTACGAAGGAGCTTACCATGCCCTACATCATGACTTACCTGACACAGCTGAGTCTGTCTTAATGGAGTTGGGCACCTGGATCCTGGAGAGACTTCCCACCACTGATGGGTCTTAG
- the LOC127630788 gene encoding monoglyceride lipase-like isoform X1, with amino-acid sequence MNEIPAMHVLAVCLLVATVSYWYSRELLTAFRLFISDMPEPEGTRQSPQGVPYTDLAHIVNAEGLHLFCRYWEPDSPPKALVFVAHGAGEHCGGYADIAHRLTQHGMLVFAHDHVGHGQSEGERMNIKNFQIYIRDSLQHIDIMKARYPNLPVFIIGHSMGGAISILTACERPQDFAGVVLIGPMIQMNAESATPFKVFMAKILSRLTPKLTLGSIESKWISRDPKQVEAYDTDELNYHGGLCISFGMQLMDAATRIEREIPNITWPFFILHGDEDKLCDIKGSHLMYNEAKSTDKKLKMYEGAYHALHHDLPDTAESVLMELGTWILERLPTTDGS; translated from the exons ATGAATGAAATTCCCGCAATGCATGTGTTAGCCGTCTGCTTGTTAGTCGCCACTGTTTCCTACTGGTACAGCCGCGAGCTTCTGACAGCCTTCCGTTTGTTTATTTCAGACATGCCGGAACCCGAGGGGACTCGTCAGTCACCGCAAGGTGTCCCCTACACCGACCTGGCGCACATCGTCAACGCCGAAGGACTGCACTTGTTCTGCCGTTACTGGGAGCCCGACAGTCCGCCGAA GGCACTGGTGTTTGTCGCCCATGGAGCAGGAGAGCATTGTGGGGGATATGCTGACATTGCTCACAGACTGACCCAACATGGCATGCTGGTGTTCGCCCACGATCATG TTGGTCATGGTCAGAGTGAAGGTGAGAGAATGAATATCAAAAACTTCCAGATTTATATCAGAGACTCCCTTCAGCACATTGACATCATGAAGGCGCGTTATCCCAACCTGCCCGTCTTCATCATTGGCCACTCAATg GGAGGAGCAATTTCCATTCTTACTGCATGTGAAAGACCACAGGATTTTGCAGGTGTAGTTCTCATAGGCCCTATGATTCAAATGAATGCTGAATCTGCTACACCTTTCAAG GTTTTCATGGCTAAAATTCTAAGCCGCTTGACTCCCAAACTCACTCTCGGCTCCATTGAATCCAAATGGATCTCACGGGATCCAAAACAG GTGGAGGCATATGACACAGATGAGCTAAATTATCACGGAGGgctttgcatctcatttggaatgCAGTTGATGGATGCGGCGACTCGCATCGAAAGAGAAATACCAAACATCACATGGCCTTTCTTTATTCTCCATGGTGATGAAGACAAGCTTTGTGACATCAAAGGCTCTCATCTAATGTATAATGAGGCCAAGAGCACGGATAAGAAACTGAAG aTGTACGAAGGAGCTTACCATGCCCTACATCATGACTTACCTGACACAGCTGAGTCTGTCTTAATGGAGTTGGGCACCTGGATCCTGGAGAGACTTCCCACCACTGATGGGTCTTAG